One genomic window of Megachile rotundata isolate GNS110a chromosome 12, iyMegRotu1, whole genome shotgun sequence includes the following:
- the LOC105661816 gene encoding uncharacterized protein LOC105661816 has translation MLLEVEDETRDFVTIYRKDFPAKQAERRKQYAQGTAFPPPLTALNGPYKKCLYTRVRNENLPLNEQTEDPQEVLDRIRENHPRFKGFLPETIPDQNLIEKKENEVKHTRYQLDYTKGELSELQIYGKKKDIELPEDWIIAETIQRMSYKNPWKIVSKNLLYVKKAEKPPSNLVPNEKEREILRIRTGDTEYDATIDDTGSHILKTRPYGPPLATEPRIYSKGPNSTPSECSLILKEKKIALPSNVL, from the exons ATGTTGCTGGAAGTAGAGGATGAGACTCGCGATTTTGTTACGATTTATAGAAAAGATTTTCCAGCAAAGCAAGCTGAAAGGAGGAAACAATATGCACAAGGAACAGCTTTTCCTCCACCTTTGACAGCTTTAAATGGTCCTTATAAAAAGTGTTTGTATACTCGTGTACGGAATGAGAATTTACCTTTGAATGAGCAGACTGAAGATCCGCAAGAAGTTTTGGACAGA ATTCGCGAGAATCATCCTCGTTTTAAAGGATTTCTCCCAGAAACCATCCCAGACCAAAACCTGatcgaaaagaaagaaaacgagGTTAAACACACTCGGTATCAATTGGATTATACAAAAG GAGAGTTATCTGAGTTGCAAATCTACGGCAAAAAAAAAGATATAGAATTACCAGAAGACTGGATTATAGCGGAAACAATTCAGCGTATGTCTTATAAAAATCCATGGAAGATTGTCTCAAAAAATTTATTGTACGTTAAGAAAGCTGAAAAACCACCGAGTAATTTAGTTCCGAACGAAAAGGAACGGGAAATTCTTCGCATACG AACTGGAGATACAGAATATGATGCCACAATCGATGACACAGGCAGTCACATACTAAAAACACGTCCCTATGGACCACCATTGGCAACCGAACCACGAATATATTCTAAAGGACCCAACAGTACGCCGTCTGAATGCTCTTTGATTCTCAAAGAAAAGAAGATCGCTCTTCCATCCAATgtattataa
- the LOC100883688 gene encoding uncharacterized protein LOC100883688, with protein MRCLVDSIAVSARGSSTISSITFDGIPLAPKYLNILCCGLKDNENLKALSLTRCRIGDVGCNLLLGCLRNVPNLCVLNLSSCRLTNRSAMFLSVFLKRKKADLLQNVWEKSSLRSGEENPCDRVQGLHTLILDKNPKFSDNGVQQLAYALKTDFWLKNLNLKHCGITKHGGEIIIKLLKSNSSITRMDLTENQIPINTLQIIFRMLKRKRESVESMTLKKKLALHWRHSQNKILQNETCKSYRRTGKGSANRLSKINRRSLQNHRLKTVRFERKVDKAKKIETELQSEKSNGSRGDKLRDLESQLFSIIESNCKLKEKLLSNKELLSVEAQETLRMEDELQRISFRLNDLKNKVIALNIVSSKTSGELHLMEGLRYAFEKMQALSTATEIEVI; from the exons ATGCGATGTCTGGTCGATTCCATTGCCGTTTCCGCCAGAGGTTCTTCGACGATCAGCTCCATCACCTTCGATGGCATCCCGTTGGCGCCCAAGTATCTCAACATCCTGTGTTGCGGTCTGAAGGACAACGAGAACCTGAAGGCTCTGTCGTTGACGAGGTGTCGCATCGGTGATGTAG gcTGCAATTTGTTGCTGGGCTGTTTGAGGAACGTTCCTAACCTCTGCGTTCTTAATCTGTCTTCCTGTCGACTGACGAATAGGAGTGCCATGTTTCTGTCGGTGTTCCTGAAGAGGAAGAAAGCGGATCTGCTGCAGAATGTGTGGGAAAAATCCTCTCTGCGATCTGGCGAGGAGAATCCTTGTGATAGG GTTCAAGGATTGCATACGCTGATCTTGGACAAAAACCCAAAATTCAGTGACAACGGTGTACAACAATTGGCATATGCTTTGAAAACCGATTTCTGGCTGaaaaacttaaatttgaaacattgtgGTATTACAAAACATGGTGGagaaattattatcaaacttctgAAATCAAATTCATCGATCACAAGGATGGATCTCACAGAGAATCAGATACCCATCAATACtcttcaaataatatttagaaTGTTGAAAAGAAAGCGAGAGTCTGTAGAGAGTATGacattgaaaaaaaaactgGCTCTTCATTGGAGACATTCgcaaaataaaatacttcaaaatGAAACTTGTAAATCCTACAGGAGAACTGGAAAAGGTTCAGCCAATCGATTG AGTAAAATAAATAGGCGTTCTCTGCAGAATCATCGGTTAAAAACGGTTCGGTTCGAGCGAAAAGTGGATAAAGCGAAAAAGATAGAGACTGAATTACAATCGGAGAAGAGTAATGGTTCCAGAGGAGATAAATTGCGCGATTTAGAATCTCAGTTGTTCAGTATAATTGAATCTAATTGCAAGTTGAAGGAGAAATTGTTGAGTAACAAAGAGTTGTTGAGCGTGGAGGCACAAGAAACATTGAGAATGGAGGACGAGTTACAGAGAATATCGTTTCGATTAAACGATCTCAAAAACAAAGTAATCGCTTTAAACATAGTTTCCTCGAAAACTTCCGGTGAACTGCACTTAATGGAAGGTCTTCGATACGCCTTCGAGAAGATGCAAGCGCTTTCAACCGCAACAGAAATCGAAGTTATTTGA